The Noviherbaspirillum cavernae region CAAGGACATTGCCGATGCGATCCGCATTTCCAACTCCACGCCCTACGGCTTGTCGTCTTCCGTCTGCACCAACCGCCTCGACTACATCACGCGCTTCGTGCGCGAACTGCAGGTCGGCACCGTGAACGTGCGCGAAGTGCCGGGCTACCGCCTGGAGCTGACACCATTCGGCGGCATCAAGGATTCCGGCCTCGGCTACAAGGAAGGCGTGCTGGAAGCGATGAAGAGCTTCTGCAATACCAAGACCTATTCGCTGCCATGGGGATGACGCGATGCTGACGATCGAACAGATTTGCAATTTGTTTGATGAAAAAGGGCATCGCGCCTATACGGGCGAACCGGTCACGCAGCTCGAGCACGCGCTGCAATCGGCAACCATGGCGCAGCAATCCGGCGCCTCCTCCGCGCTGGTTTGCGCTGCATTGCTGCACGACCTCGGACACCTGATCAATGACCAGGGCGAGACGCCGACCGAGCGCGGCATCGACGACCTGCACCAGTATCAGGTGCTGCCCTTCCTGCGCGGACTGTTCCCCGACGCCGTGCTGGAACCGATCCGGCTGCATGTTGACGCGAAGCGCTACATCTGCGCGACCGACTTTGAATACGCGCTGCATCTGTCGCCGGATTCGAAGCGCAGCCTGCAGTTGCAGGGTGGTATCTTTACGCCAGAGCAGGCCACGCAATTCATCGGGAAGCCCTTTGCGGAGGACGCGATACGCCTGCGCAGATGGGACGATCTGGCGAAGGTGGCGGGCATGGAAACGCCTTCGCTTGCGAGCTTTGTGCCCGTAATGCGTGCGTGCGCCTGTTCATAGAGGACAGGGGACCATCAGTCCGTCGAGGAAAGTGTCCGCTATTTGAGCGGACACTTCCTCAATGCGAATCAGGAATTTCCGGGTTCGATGAAAGACGAGACGGGTCATTTTTCCTGCCTGGAAATTGCGGCATGGAAATTGCATCTTTTTCCTGATCGCGAATGTCCCGCAATTTGGCAGCGGGCCGCGGCATGCAACTTTGTGCAGACGTTTTTTTGGCGTATGACCTTCAAGGAGTCGGCATGAAGAACTTGAGAATTGGCACCCGTCTGGGTATTGGTTTCGCCATCGTGCTCGTGCTGCTGGCGCTCATGACTGCCATCGGCATATGGCGGCTGCATGCGGTTGCAGAGGCCACGCGTGACATGATGGAAAATCCCGTCGCGAAGGAGCGCATCATCAGCGACTGGTACAGAAACATTCATACCGGCGTGCGCCGCACGACGGCCATCGTGAAAAGTTCGGATGAGGAGTTGGGTGCCTTTTTCGCGGATGAGGCGGCGGCAAGCGGGAAGGCTTCCGGGGAACTGCAAAAGGCGCTCGAGGCGCGTCTGGAAACGCCGGAGGAAAAGACCCTGTTTGCAAAGATCGCAGAGAAAAGAAAAATCTATCTCTCGTCGAGCGACACCATCTTCAAGATGAAAGCGGACGGCGGATTCGACAGCGCCAACCAGATCTTCGAACGCACCTTTGTTCCCGCTTCGAAAGCCTATGTCGAGCTGATACAGGAACTGCTCGACATGCAGCGCGCCCGCATCGATGCGACCGCAAATGAAATTGACGGCATTTACAAGACAAGCCGCAACCTCCTCGTTGCGCTCGGCGTATTTGCACTCGCCTTTGGCACAATCTGCGCCGGGCTGCTGGCCGTCGGCATCACGCGACCGCTGAAGAGGGCTGTCGGCATTACGCGCACGGTTGCCTCGGGCGACCTGACCAGCGACATCGATTCGAGCGGCAAGGACGAGACGGGCCAGTTGCTGCTGGCCTTGAAAGAGATGAACAGCAGCCTCGTGCGCATCGTCAGCGAAGTACGCAGCGGCACCGAATCGATCGCGGCCGCCTCGAGCCAGATTGCGACGGGCAACCATGATCTGTCCGCGCGCACCGAGCAGCAAGCCGGTTCGCTCGAAGAAACCGCGTCATCGATGGAGGAACTGACGTCGACCGTGAAGCAGAACGCGGTCAACGCACTCGAAGCCAATCAGTTGGCGGCCACCGCATCCGGCGTGGCGATCAAGGGCGGCGACGTGGTGGCGCAAGTGATCGAGACGATGGACTCGATCAACGCCTCGTCCAGAAAGATCGTCGACATCATCAGCGTGATCGACGGCATCGCCTTCCAGACCAACATCCTCGCATTGAACGCTGCAGTCGAAGCCGCGCGCGCCGGGGAGCAAGGGCGCGGCTTCGCGGTGGTCGCTGCCGAAGTGCGCAGCCTGGCGCAACGCTCGGCCAGCGCCGCCAAGGAGATCAAGTCGCTGATCGACGATTCGGTGGAGAAGGTCGACGCCGGCAGCACGCTGGTCGCCCAGGCCGGCACGACAATGGACGAGATTGTCGCGAGCGTGAAAAAGGTGACCGACATCATGACCGAGATCACCGCCGCCAGCGAGGAGCAAAGCCAGGGTATCGAGCAGGTCAATCAGGCGATCACGCAAATGGACCAGGTCACGCAGCAGAATGCGGCGCTGGTCGAGCAGGCGGCTGCAGCCGCGCAGGCGATGCAGGATCAGGCTGGTTCGCTGTCACGGGCCGTCAGCGTGTTCAAGCTGGACCAGCGGCAAGTCAACGCGATTGGCATGTCACCTGAATGATGTCGAGTTGTGCGAACACCTGATGTGGAGAACAAATGATGCGCCCTTTCTGGCTTGAACAAGCCCTCTTCCGGGACGGCGAACTCGCCCCCGCGCTGGTGGGCGATCACACCGCCGACGTCGCCATCGTTGGCGGCGGCTTCACCGGCCTGTGGACCGCGATCCAGCTGAAGCAGCAGAATCCGGCGCTCGATATCGCCATCATCGAAAGCGATTTGTGCGGCGCCGGCGCCAGCGGGCGCAACGGCGGCTGTCTGCTCACCTGGTCCACCAAGTTCTTCACGCTGCGCCGGTTG contains the following coding sequences:
- a CDS encoding phosphonate degradation HD-domain oxygenase; this translates as MLTIEQICNLFDEKGHRAYTGEPVTQLEHALQSATMAQQSGASSALVCAALLHDLGHLINDQGETPTERGIDDLHQYQVLPFLRGLFPDAVLEPIRLHVDAKRYICATDFEYALHLSPDSKRSLQLQGGIFTPEQATQFIGKPFAEDAIRLRRWDDLAKVAGMETPSLASFVPVMRACACS
- a CDS encoding methyl-accepting chemotaxis protein, whose product is MKNLRIGTRLGIGFAIVLVLLALMTAIGIWRLHAVAEATRDMMENPVAKERIISDWYRNIHTGVRRTTAIVKSSDEELGAFFADEAAASGKASGELQKALEARLETPEEKTLFAKIAEKRKIYLSSSDTIFKMKADGGFDSANQIFERTFVPASKAYVELIQELLDMQRARIDATANEIDGIYKTSRNLLVALGVFALAFGTICAGLLAVGITRPLKRAVGITRTVASGDLTSDIDSSGKDETGQLLLALKEMNSSLVRIVSEVRSGTESIAAASSQIATGNHDLSARTEQQAGSLEETASSMEELTSTVKQNAVNALEANQLAATASGVAIKGGDVVAQVIETMDSINASSRKIVDIISVIDGIAFQTNILALNAAVEAARAGEQGRGFAVVAAEVRSLAQRSASAAKEIKSLIDDSVEKVDAGSTLVAQAGTTMDEIVASVKKVTDIMTEITAASEEQSQGIEQVNQAITQMDQVTQQNAALVEQAAAAAQAMQDQAGSLSRAVSVFKLDQRQVNAIGMSPE